A stretch of Rhizobium viscosum DNA encodes these proteins:
- a CDS encoding GNAT family N-acetyltransferase — MTMRLATGADLPVVVALTTAAYQPYTDLFGYPPIPVREDYAPRIERGEVWLREAGGTVVGLLVVEHHADYVMLFSIAVSPDFQGAGHGVAMLRWLEDKAREWGKPEMRLYTNARMERNIALYSAFGFHETGRRPNPYRPGWTIVDMTKKVDGAKKVGAI; from the coding sequence ATGACGATGCGGCTTGCCACGGGAGCGGATCTGCCGGTTGTCGTGGCGCTGACGACGGCTGCCTATCAGCCCTATACGGATCTTTTCGGCTATCCACCGATTCCGGTGAGGGAAGATTACGCACCACGGATCGAGCGCGGCGAAGTCTGGCTGCGGGAAGCGGGCGGTACCGTGGTGGGGCTCTTGGTCGTCGAGCACCATGCCGACTACGTGATGCTTTTCAGTATCGCAGTATCGCCGGATTTCCAAGGAGCGGGGCATGGTGTGGCAATGCTGCGCTGGCTGGAAGACAAGGCACGGGAGTGGGGAAAGCCAGAGATGCGGCTCTACACCAATGCGCGGATGGAGCGAAACATCGCGCTTTATTCCGCCTTCGGTTTTCACGAAACGGGTCGCCGGCCCAATCCCTATCGGCCAGGATGGACCATCGTCGACATGACAAAGAAGGTCGATGGGGCAAAGAAGGTTGGCGCGATCTGA
- a CDS encoding DUF72 domain-containing protein, which translates to MSKSGTIRVGIGGWTFEPWRGHFFPADLKQKDELHYASRQLKVIEVNGTYYSTQKPAVFAKWASDVPDGFVFSLKATRYTTNRRVLAEAWESMEKFLSSGISELGDHLGPLLWQFAPTKKFEPDDFEAFLKLLPEKQDGLKLRHVVEVRHDSFKVPEFIALLEKYGVAPVCAEHFDYPMIADVTADFVYTRLQKGSDDIPTCYAEPELKDWTKRLQVWAEGKVPDDLPLIDKDRKVKVEPRDVFAFMIHEGKVNAPHGAIALQKRVDK; encoded by the coding sequence ATGAGCAAATCGGGCACGATCCGCGTAGGCATCGGCGGCTGGACATTCGAGCCGTGGCGCGGTCATTTCTTTCCCGCCGATCTCAAGCAGAAGGACGAGTTGCACTATGCCAGCCGTCAGTTGAAGGTCATCGAGGTCAACGGCACCTATTACAGCACGCAGAAGCCGGCAGTCTTCGCCAAATGGGCTTCGGATGTGCCTGATGGCTTCGTTTTTTCGCTGAAGGCGACGCGCTACACCACGAACCGCCGTGTGCTCGCCGAAGCCTGGGAATCGATGGAGAAGTTCCTCTCGTCCGGCATCAGCGAACTCGGCGATCATCTCGGCCCGTTGCTCTGGCAATTTGCACCGACCAAGAAATTCGAGCCCGATGATTTCGAAGCCTTCCTGAAGCTGCTGCCCGAAAAGCAGGACGGGCTGAAGCTGCGCCATGTCGTGGAAGTCAGGCACGATTCCTTCAAGGTGCCTGAATTCATTGCACTGCTCGAAAAATACGGTGTGGCACCCGTCTGCGCCGAACATTTCGACTATCCGATGATTGCCGATGTGACGGCGGATTTCGTCTATACCCGGCTGCAGAAAGGGTCCGACGATATTCCGACCTGCTATGCGGAGCCGGAACTGAAGGACTGGACCAAGCGACTGCAGGTCTGGGCCGAAGGTAAGGTGCCTGACGACCTGCCGCTGATCGACAAGGACAGGAAGGTCAAGGTCGAGCCGCGCGACGTCTTTGCCTTCATGATCCACGAGGGCAAGGTCAATGCACCGCACGGGGCGATTGCCCTGCAGAAACGGGTAGACAAGTAA